One part of the Phragmites australis chromosome 3, lpPhrAust1.1, whole genome shotgun sequence genome encodes these proteins:
- the LOC133911823 gene encoding zinc finger protein GAI-ASSOCIATED FACTOR 1-like isoform X1: MEVEATPTTAVSSSGGAQLPPPGPPAKKKRALPGMPDPDAEVIALSPKTLLATNRFVCEICNKGFQRDQNLQLHRRGHNLPWKLRQRSGKEVRKRVYVCPEPSCVHHDPARALGDLTGIKKHFCRKHGEKKWKCDRCSKKYAVQSDWKAHVKTCGSREYRCDCGTLFSRRDSFITHRAFCDALAEESAKARAAPPPEEEEDGSSAAVGPPPAPPPHQTPVPAAPAPLRQQPPPPPPPPAAAPAPQHSEQHNGFVELHAERETTAAEPVQFAPPPPVTVPSQASVTAANVSPSSSTSVAVTSQSLLGGMFAPSSVVSTPQFPDLGGGVGRPERALPAKPPSLCLATDASSSIFSAPVAADRQQFAPPPPPSPSPHMSATALLQKAAQMGATSSSSSFLRGLGLDVSTSSPGASSSGQQHHQEAMQVSVPDTSLQQWPPRLEPEPAPMLSAGLGLGLPYDSTGAPVGFPELMMSHSSLFSAKPATLDFLGLGMSPTGASASRGLSAFIQPIGGPVGMAGTSASGAETFGAGRGAQATSWERNPSSSPIL, from the exons ATGGAGGTGGAGGCGACGCCCACGACGGCCGTGTCGTCTTCCGGCGGTGCGCAGCTGCCGCCGCCCGGCCCGCCCGCCAAGAAGAAGCGTGCCCTCCCCGGCATGCCAG ATCCTGACGCGGAGGTGATCGCGCTCTCGCCCAAAACGCTGCTGGCCACGAACAGGTTCGTGTGCGAGATCTGCAACAAGGGGTTCCAGCGGGACCAGAACCTGCAGCTGCACCGGCGGGGCCACAACCTGCCGTGGAAGCTGCGGCAGCGGAGCGGCAAGGAGGTGCGGAAGCGGGTGTACGTGTGCCCAGAGCCCAGCTGCGTGCACCACGATCCCGCGCGCGCGCTTGGCGACCTCACCGGCATCAAGAAGCACTTCTGCCGCAAGCACGGCGAGAAGAAGTGGAAGTGCGACAGGTGCTCCAAGAAGTACGCCGTGCAGTCGGACTGGAAGGCGCACGTCAAGACCTGCGGCTCCCGCGAGTACCGCTGCGACTGCGGCACCCTCTTCTCCCG GAGGGACAGCTTCATCACCCATCGCGCCTTCTGCGACGCGCTCGCCGAGGAGAGCGCCAAGGCCcgcgctgcgccgccgccggaggaggaggaggacggaaGCTCGGCTGCTGTGGGCCCGCCACCGGCTCCGCCGCCCCATCAGACGCCAGTACCTGCCGCACCGGCGCCACTACGGCAACAGCCACCcccacccccgcccccgcctGCGGCGGCGCCTGCGCCGCAACATTCGGAGCAACATAATG GCTTTGTTGAACTGCATGCAGAGCGGGAGACCACCGCGGCCGAGCCCGTGCAgttcgcgccgccgccgccggtgacggTGCCTTCGCAGGCTTCGGTCACCGCTGCCAATGTCAgtcccagcagcagcaccaGCGTCGCGGTGACATCACAGAGCCTGCTCGGCGGCATGTTTGCACCGTCTTCGGTGGTCTCAACGCCGCAGTTCCCGGACCTTGGCGGTGGGGTTGGCCGCCCGGAGCGCGCTCTGCCTGCCAAGCCCCCGTCGCTGTGCCTCGCCACCGATGCGTCATCCTCGATCTTTTCAGCGCCTGTAGCCGCTGACAGGCAACAgttcgcgccgccgccgccgccgtccccatCGCCGCACATGTCTGCCACCGCGCTGCTCCAGAAGGCCGCGCAGATGGGCGCCACCTCGTCAAGCTCCTCGTTCCTCCGTGGCTTGGGCCTGGACGTCTCCACCTCATCGCCAGGGGCTTCGTCGTCAGGCCAGCAGCATCACCAAGAAGCCATGCAAGTGTCAGTTCCCGATACTTCACTGCAGCAATGGCCCCCGCGGCTAGAGCCGGAGCCGGCGCCAATGCTGTCAGCCGGGCTCGGCCTCGGGCTACCGTACGACTCGACCGGCGCTCCGGTGGGTTTTCCGGAGCTCATGATGAGCCACTCATCGCTGTTCAGTGCCAAGCCAGCTACATTGGACTTCCTGGGGCTTGGAATGAGCCCGACGGGCGCGTCGGCAAGCAGAGGACTCTCCGCGTTCATTCAGCCCATCGGCGGCCCCGTTGGCATGGCCGGGACCAGCGCTAGCGGCGCTGAGACCTTCGGTGCCGGCCGTGGCGCGCAGGCGACATCGTGGGAAAGAAATCCGAGTAGCTCGCCAATCCTGTAA
- the LOC133911823 gene encoding zinc finger protein GAI-ASSOCIATED FACTOR 1-like isoform X2 — MEVEATPTTAVSSSGGAQLPPPGPPAKKKRALPGMPDPDAEVIALSPKTLLATNRFVCEICNKGFQRDQNLQLHRRGHNLPWKLRQRSGKEVRKRVYVCPEPSCVHHDPARALGDLTGIKKHFCRKHGEKKWKCDRCSKKYAVQSDWKAHVKTCGSREYRCDCGTLFSRRDSFITHRAFCDALAEESAKARAAPPPEEEEDGSSAAVGPPPAPPPHQTPVPAAPAPLRQQPPPPPPPPAAAPAPQHSEQHNERETTAAEPVQFAPPPPVTVPSQASVTAANVSPSSSTSVAVTSQSLLGGMFAPSSVVSTPQFPDLGGGVGRPERALPAKPPSLCLATDASSSIFSAPVAADRQQFAPPPPPSPSPHMSATALLQKAAQMGATSSSSSFLRGLGLDVSTSSPGASSSGQQHHQEAMQVSVPDTSLQQWPPRLEPEPAPMLSAGLGLGLPYDSTGAPVGFPELMMSHSSLFSAKPATLDFLGLGMSPTGASASRGLSAFIQPIGGPVGMAGTSASGAETFGAGRGAQATSWERNPSSSPIL; from the exons ATGGAGGTGGAGGCGACGCCCACGACGGCCGTGTCGTCTTCCGGCGGTGCGCAGCTGCCGCCGCCCGGCCCGCCCGCCAAGAAGAAGCGTGCCCTCCCCGGCATGCCAG ATCCTGACGCGGAGGTGATCGCGCTCTCGCCCAAAACGCTGCTGGCCACGAACAGGTTCGTGTGCGAGATCTGCAACAAGGGGTTCCAGCGGGACCAGAACCTGCAGCTGCACCGGCGGGGCCACAACCTGCCGTGGAAGCTGCGGCAGCGGAGCGGCAAGGAGGTGCGGAAGCGGGTGTACGTGTGCCCAGAGCCCAGCTGCGTGCACCACGATCCCGCGCGCGCGCTTGGCGACCTCACCGGCATCAAGAAGCACTTCTGCCGCAAGCACGGCGAGAAGAAGTGGAAGTGCGACAGGTGCTCCAAGAAGTACGCCGTGCAGTCGGACTGGAAGGCGCACGTCAAGACCTGCGGCTCCCGCGAGTACCGCTGCGACTGCGGCACCCTCTTCTCCCG GAGGGACAGCTTCATCACCCATCGCGCCTTCTGCGACGCGCTCGCCGAGGAGAGCGCCAAGGCCcgcgctgcgccgccgccggaggaggaggaggacggaaGCTCGGCTGCTGTGGGCCCGCCACCGGCTCCGCCGCCCCATCAGACGCCAGTACCTGCCGCACCGGCGCCACTACGGCAACAGCCACCcccacccccgcccccgcctGCGGCGGCGCCTGCGCCGCAACATTCGGAGCAACATAATG AGCGGGAGACCACCGCGGCCGAGCCCGTGCAgttcgcgccgccgccgccggtgacggTGCCTTCGCAGGCTTCGGTCACCGCTGCCAATGTCAgtcccagcagcagcaccaGCGTCGCGGTGACATCACAGAGCCTGCTCGGCGGCATGTTTGCACCGTCTTCGGTGGTCTCAACGCCGCAGTTCCCGGACCTTGGCGGTGGGGTTGGCCGCCCGGAGCGCGCTCTGCCTGCCAAGCCCCCGTCGCTGTGCCTCGCCACCGATGCGTCATCCTCGATCTTTTCAGCGCCTGTAGCCGCTGACAGGCAACAgttcgcgccgccgccgccgccgtccccatCGCCGCACATGTCTGCCACCGCGCTGCTCCAGAAGGCCGCGCAGATGGGCGCCACCTCGTCAAGCTCCTCGTTCCTCCGTGGCTTGGGCCTGGACGTCTCCACCTCATCGCCAGGGGCTTCGTCGTCAGGCCAGCAGCATCACCAAGAAGCCATGCAAGTGTCAGTTCCCGATACTTCACTGCAGCAATGGCCCCCGCGGCTAGAGCCGGAGCCGGCGCCAATGCTGTCAGCCGGGCTCGGCCTCGGGCTACCGTACGACTCGACCGGCGCTCCGGTGGGTTTTCCGGAGCTCATGATGAGCCACTCATCGCTGTTCAGTGCCAAGCCAGCTACATTGGACTTCCTGGGGCTTGGAATGAGCCCGACGGGCGCGTCGGCAAGCAGAGGACTCTCCGCGTTCATTCAGCCCATCGGCGGCCCCGTTGGCATGGCCGGGACCAGCGCTAGCGGCGCTGAGACCTTCGGTGCCGGCCGTGGCGCGCAGGCGACATCGTGGGAAAGAAATCCGAGTAGCTCGCCAATCCTGTAA